In a single window of the Streptomyces cinnabarinus genome:
- a CDS encoding DUF6412 domain-containing protein encodes MIKRWAVLRPALVILALVLTVVLDVLLLDSGSLFATVALAATAAAGAALAVCSVIAARCAPAVPPTRVRTAIRDRDLRTAFLPQRDPDAKGRTRPRAPGLALPATAA; translated from the coding sequence ATGATCAAGCGTTGGGCCGTGCTGCGTCCCGCTCTCGTCATCCTCGCCCTCGTCCTCACCGTCGTCCTCGACGTCCTCCTCCTCGACTCCGGCAGCCTCTTCGCCACCGTCGCCCTCGCCGCCACCGCCGCGGCCGGTGCCGCGCTCGCCGTCTGCTCGGTCATCGCCGCGCGCTGTGCGCCCGCCGTGCCGCCCACCCGGGTGCGTACGGCCATCCGCGACCGGGACCTGCGTACGGCCTTCCTGCCGCAACGCGACCCCGACGCCAAGGGGCGCACCCGCCCCCGAGCCCCCGGACTCGCCCTCCCGGCGACCGCGGCGTAG